One Dasypus novemcinctus isolate mDasNov1 chromosome 1, mDasNov1.1.hap2, whole genome shotgun sequence genomic window carries:
- the CCNG2 gene encoding cyclin-G2, giving the protein MKDLGLEDLAGREGIQLFGLLSLYLEREQRFQPREKGLSLIEATPENENTLCPQLRNARVEDLKSLTNFFGSCTETFVLAVNILDRFLALMKVKPKHLSCIGVCCFLLAARIVEEECNIPLTHDVIRISQCKCTASDIKRMEKIISEKLHYELEATTALNFLHLYHSIVFCHTSERKEILSLDKLEAQLKACNCRLVFSKAKPSVLALCLLNLEVETLKSMELLEILLLVKKHSKVNDTEFFYWRELVSKCLAEYSSPECCKPDHKKLVWIVSRRTAQNLHNSYYSVPELPTIPEGGCFDQSESEDSCEDMSCGEESLSSSPSSDQECTFFFNFKVSQTLCFPS; this is encoded by the exons ATGAAGGATTTGGGTTTAGAGGACTTGGCAGGTCGCGAAGGGATTCAGCTCTTCGGGTTGTTGAGCCTCTACCTGGAACGGGAACAGCGATTCCAACCTCGAGAAAAAGGGCTGAGCTTGATCGAGGCTACTCCGGAG AATGAAAACACCCTGTGTCCACAATTGAGAAATGCCAGAGTAGAAGATTTAAAGAGTTTAACCAACTTTTTTGGATCTTGCACTGAAACATTTGTCCTGGCTGTCAATATTTTGGACAGATTCTTGGCTCTTATGAAg gTGAAGCCTAAACATTTGTCTTGCATTGGAGTCTGTTGTTTTTTGCTGGCTGCTAGAATAGTTGAAGAGGAATGCAATATTCCATTGACTCATGATGTAATCCGGATTAGTCAGTGTAAATGTACTGCTTCTGACATAAAACggatggaaaaaataatttcagaaaaattgCACTATGAATTGGAAGCTACTACTGCCTTAAACTTTTTGCACTTATACCACAGTATTGTATTTTGTCATACTTCAGAAAG AAAAGAAATATTGAGTCTTGATAAACTAGAAGCTCAGCTGAAAGCTTGCAACTGCCGACTTGTCTTTTCAAAAGCAAAA CCATCAGTATTAGCTTTGTGCCTTCTCAATTTGGAAGTAGAGACTTTGAAATCCATGGAATTATtggaaattctcctgcttgttaAGAAACATTCCAAG gTTAATGACACAGAGTTCTTTTACTGGAGGGAGTTAGTTTCTAAATGTCTAGCCGAATATTCTTCTCCTGAATGCTGCAAACCCGATCACAAGAAGTTAGTTTGGATTGTTTCACGGCGCACAGCCCAGAACCTCCACAACAGCTACTACAGTGTTCCTGAATTGCCCACAATACCAGAGGGGGGTTGTTTTGATCAAAGTGAAAG TgaggactcttgtgaagatatGAGTTGTGGAGAAGAGAGTCTCAGCAGCTCTCCGTCCAGTGATCAAGAGTGCACCTTCTTTTTCAACTTCAAAGTGTCACAGACACTGTGTTTTCCATCTTAG
- the LOC131279754 gene encoding basic salivary proline-rich protein 1-like: MYPGRGRLESRKGLLPILPARGAPTHPGEGSVRGPVTSARTPGQASPTAGEVWQGEAPRQSPARAGSGRPAGRSLPGFTTGNRPRAEVSRAPAPPAAPGKGVLPGQLQRQQLLQRVEGGGVAQGGGKGKKVRRPNKEPEGGGARPRPSGPSQAPHKPSPAASAVPTRTSMSERAVGGRGLPAGGRGQKSSPSGPDDTRPPTDAPAPHSCHPEKRRPREPPRPNAECAEKWRSPSLLAPSIHPTVAFPPPGSGSSGSGAESSAHPSPEREQRKTHDPGWVPLTVPEARLRRPTASPAVPTGRGAAGASGPVSEAGDPPPQRCPQTRIRPFPPAAAASASLQRLHAAPRALPPAGTQRPLRTRHRASSAAAADAAANPLFLFCVFDAPTRAGLVSPRGGTRRFLNRF; this comes from the coding sequence ATGTATCCGGGGAGGGGGAGGTTGGAGAGCAGAAAAGGACTACTACCAATACTTCCAGCGAGGGGCGCCCCAACACACCCCGGCGAAGGGAGCGTGAGGGGACCAGTCACGTCCGCCAGAACCCCAGGGCAAGCCTCCCCCACGGCCGGGGAGGTGTGGCAGGGGGAGGCGCCGCGCCAGTCGCCGGCCCGCGCCGGGTCAGGCCGGCCAGCAGGCCGCAGCCTCCCGGGTTTCACAACAGGAAACCGTCCCCGGGCGGAGGTGTCCCGAGCGCCCGCCCCACCTGCAGCCCCTGGGAAGGGGGTCCTGCCCGGCCAGCTGCAGCGGCAACAGCTACTGCAGCGGGTCGAGGGTGGGGGCGTCGCACAAGgcggggggaagggaaagaaagtcaGGCGACCGAACAAAGAACCGGAGGGAGGAGGCGCTCGGCCCCGCCCCTCCGGCCCGAGCCAAGCCCCCCACAAGCCTTCCCCAGCCGCTTCGGCAGTTCCTACTAGGACATCAATGTCCGAAAGGGCGGTTGGGGGGCGAGGCCTACCAGCGGGGGGTCGGGGACAAAAGTCCAGTCCTTCCGGACCGGACGACACCCGTCCACCCACTGACGCCCCGGCTCCTCACAGCTGTCACCCCGAGAAGCGCCGCCCCAGGGAGCCCCCGCGACCAAATGCGGAGTGCGCGGAGAAGTGGAGAAGCCCCAGCCTCCTcgccccatccatccatcccaccGTCGCCTTTCCACCGCCTGGCTCCGGTTCCTCCGGCTCTGGGGCTGAAAGCAGCGCCCACCCAAGCCCGGAACgtgaacaaagaaaaacccaCGACCCCGGGTGGGTCCCCCTCACCGTGCCGGAGGCGCGCCTCCGCCGGCCCACGGCGTCGCCAGCGGTCCCGACGGGACGGGGTGCGGCGGGGGCGTCCGGACCTGTCTCCGAGGCCGGGGACCCACCGCCTCAGCGGTGCCCCCAGACCCGCATCCGACCCTTCCCGCCTGCCGCCGCCGCCTCGGCCTCACTGCAGCGGCTCCATGCCGCGCCGCGCGCCCTCCCTCCCGCCGGGACGCAGCGCCCGCTCCGGACCCGCCACCGCGCCAGCAGCGCCGCCGCCGCCGACGCCGCTGCAAaccccttgtttttgttttgcgtTTTCGACGCCCCCACGAGGGCGGGACTTGTGAGTCCCAGAGGAGGAACCCGCCGCTTCCTCAACAGATTTTGA